One Lycium barbarum isolate Lr01 chromosome 5, ASM1917538v2, whole genome shotgun sequence genomic window carries:
- the LOC132639301 gene encoding aquaporin TIP1-2-like, with translation MPISRIFIGSLKEAAHPDTLKAALAEFISMLIYVFAAEGFAASSRLTSGDLQAQLIAAAINHAFALVAVVSVAANISGGHVNPAVTFGAFMGGHITLCRTILYWIAQLLGSVVACLLLKYSVVGVEVSPFAPTPRNAVVFEIVTTFVLVYTIYATKIDPKRSNSSVIIAPVAIGFIVGANILSGGAFYDAAMNPAAPFGQAMVSWTWNNHWVYWLGTFVGAAIASLVYEIIFIPKNTDHEKLPISIRRANFIEGDSIDSLRQKLIPC, from the coding sequence ATGCCGATTTCAAGAATTTTCATTGGAAGTTTGAAAGAGGCTGCCCATCCTGATACCCTCAAGGCTGCATTAGCTGAATTCATTTCCATGCTTATTTATGTTTTTGCCGCTGAAGGCTTTGCCGCGTCATCCCGGTTGACGAGCGGCGATTTGCAAGCCCAGCTGATTGCGGCAGCGATAAACCATGCATTTGCTCTTGTCGCTGTAGTTTCAGTGGCGGCAAACATATCTGGAGGTCATGTAAATCCTGCTGTCACATTTGGTGCCTTTATGGGAGGTCACATAACCTTATGCAGGACTATTTTGTATTGGATTGCTCAATTGCTTGGATCTGTCGTGGCTTGCTTGCTTCTCAAGTATTCTGTTGTTGGTGTGGAAGTATCACCATTCGCTCCAACACCACGCAATGCAGTTGTTTTTGAGATAGTGACGACATTTGTTCTTGTTTACACTATTTATGCAACTAAAATTGACCCCAAGAGGAGTAACTCGAGTGTCATAATTGCCCCAGTTGCAATTGGTTTCATTGTTGGTGCCAACATCTTGTCTGGTGGTGCTTTTTACGATGCAGCAATGAATCCGGCTGCGCCCTTTGGTCAAGCAATGGTTAGCTGGACATGGAACAACCACTGGGTTTACTGGCTCGGTACATTCGTCGGTGCTGCAATTGCCTCTTTGGTCTATGAAATCATCTTCATTCCCAAGAACACTGATCACGAGAAGCTACCTATTAGTATCCGCAGAGCCAACTTCATTGAAGGAGATTCCATTGACTCCCTTCGTCAAAAACTGATACCATGCTAA